The following proteins are encoded in a genomic region of Oncorhynchus kisutch isolate 150728-3 linkage group LG4, Okis_V2, whole genome shotgun sequence:
- the LOC109889605 gene encoding nuclear factor of activated T-cells, cytoplasmic 3 isoform X1, with protein sequence MTTVNCSGNEELDFRLIFGEDAQQLGPAGPDPGDSTPYYTTQSMVNQPIGQAQDLQQSQQHHQAASQQAPLQTYGNYHPSSSYEVHSSRYCPMGHLPKAFDCPSIQITSISHSHQELGSSQDAVPISGADGGGECGRERSWSRDHLYLPLDPCYRDSSSLNPSPCSSLSSRSWLSDVSSCESFSHVYDDVEAELNEAAARFTMGSPLASPLTSPGCSPQGQAVGGFGVELWQQQYFMNTHSLSPHQSPRQSPRQSPCHSPRNSVTDENWLNPRPTSRSGSRPTSPCGKRRHSSADVYGQGPSPSPSPHQSPCPTPSHSPRGSVTEDTWAVGSPGAMGALLYNLPEVDVPSKTRRTSQQAHMGLLHGQGDSGLVPEEQGVVLPHLDSPADESGSTLKQDGLFEELFLSVPSHFTWNKPKPGNTPLFRTSSLPPLDWPLPSQFGQCELKVDVQPRGHHRAHYETEGSRGAVKAASGGHPVVKLIGYNEKPVNLQIFIGTADDRYLRPHVFYQVHRVTGKTVATACQESVISSTKVLEISLLPENNMSTSIDCAGILKLRNSDIELRKGETDIGRKNTRVRVAFRVYIPQPSGKVLCLQAASIPVECSQRSATDLPQMQSCSPLSCLVSGGGEMIITGSNISPESKVIFLEKGPDGRTQWEVDGKVIRDKSKRSRIVVEIPTYHNTTVSSAVQVQFYVCNGKRRRSQRQSFTYLAGASPHHYPTASDHAVVAPRVKQELTDSTYLSTCNNLPGLYPTSSKQNSSDGAFTQDRPLYGSSDGHPVPCGPPSQPAYTPSGSSPLQHSPHLHSYSPSMGYQRISPMHTPDSMPPPRTKPVYQATQHNVPYSGQASSPMRPGPAAFQVIRPQSAQPRPAVSSPHRESVMYQSLIGPDLSVATLQSARTHTQNATQLQSLKYHFSHSDSDLAALQAEYNLSYHSDKNLPASYSPTPGVAATCSTSPLASASSGGPLRHLSPSSAQGLASGIDPQECPPAPHSLFSNDRGRVNIKQEPEEKLPLGSMGLQEITLDDVNEIIDRDISQLGGGAAESNQPEQDTYGWDTVILQ encoded by the exons GTCCAGACCCTGGTGACAGCACGCCATACTATACCACCCAGTCTATGGTCAATCAGCCTATTGGCCAGGCCCAAGACTTACAACAGAGCCAGCAGCACCACCAGGCTGCTTctcaacaagctcctctccaaaCCTATGGTAACTACCACCCCAGCTCCAGCTATGAAGTTCACAGTTCCAGATACTGTCCCATGGGACACCTCCCCAAGGCGTTCGACTGCCCAAGCATCCAGATCACATCTATCAGTCACAGTCACCAAGAGCTGGGCTCCAGCCAGGATGCCGTGCCCATCAGCGGGGCAGACGGCGGGGGTGAGTGCGGTCGTGAACGGTCCTGGTCCAGGGATCACCTCTACCTACCCCTGGACCCCTGTTACAGGGACTCATCGTCCCTGAACCCCAGCCCTTGCAGCAGCCTGTCCTCCAGGAGCTGGCTGTCCGACGTGTCCTCCTGCGAGTCCTTCTCGCACGTTTACGACGACGTGGAGGCTGAACTGAACGAGGCGGCCGCCCGATTCACCATGGGTTCCCCGCTGGCCTCTCCCCTGACCTCCCCTGGCTGCTCCCCACAAGGCCAGGCCGTGGGGGGATTCGGGGTAGAGCTGTGGCAGCAGCAGTACTTCATGAACACCCACTCCCTCTCGCCCCACCAGTCCCCTCGCCAGTCGCCCCGTCAGTCCCCCTGTCACTCTCCGCGCAACAGCGTCACAGACGAGAACTGGCTTAACCCGCGCCCCACCTCCAGGTCCGGCTCAAGGCCCACATCACCTTGTGGGAAGAGACGACACTCCAGCGCAGACGTCTACGGACAGGGAccttccccctccccatcccctcaTCAGTCCCCCTGCCCCACCCCCAGCCACTCTCCCAGGGGCAGCGTAACAGAGGACACCTGGGCGGTTGGAAGCCCTGGTGCCATGGGGGCCCTTCTGTACAACCTCCCTGAGGTAGACGTTCCCTCCAAAACCAGGAGGACCTCTCAGCAGGCTCACATGGGTTTACTGCATGGACAGGGAGACTCGGGGCTGGTGCCCGAAGAACAAGGAGTCGTGTTgcctcacctggactcacctgcaGATGAGTCTGGGTCTACTCTAAAACAGGATGGCCTTTTTGAAGAACTCTTTCTCTCGGTTCCCTCACACTTCACCTGGAACAAACCCAAACCTGGCAACACACCCCTTTTCAG GACCTCCTCCCTACCCCCACTGGACTGGCCCCTGCCCAGCCAGTTTGGCCAGTGCGAGTTGAAGGTGGATGTGCAGCCACGGGGCCACCACAGGGCCCACTACGAGACAGAGGGGAGTCGGGGGGCTGTCAAGGCTGCCTCAGGAGGACACCCTGTAGTCAAG CTCATTGGATACAACGAGAAGCCAGTCAACCTGCAGATTTTCATTGGAACGGCAGACGATCGGTACTTGAGACCACATGTCTTCTACCAGGTGCACAGAGTAACGGGAAAGACGGTGGCTACTGCTTGCCAGGAAAGCGTAATAAGCAGTACAAAGGTTCTGGAAATCTCTCTCCTCCCCGAAAACAATATGTCCACCAG TATTGACTGTGCAGGCATCCTGAAGCTGAGGAACTCTGACATTGAGCTCAGGAAGGGGGAGACTGACATCGGGAGGAAGAACACGCGTGTGCGAGTGGCATTCCGTGTGTATATCCCTCAGCCCAGCGGCAAGGTCCTGTGTCTGCAAGCTGCCTCTATTCCTGTGGAGTGCT CCCAGCGCTCGGCCACAGACCTTCCCCAGATGCAGAGTTGCAGTCCCCTCAGCTGCTTGGTCAGTGGGGGTGGGGAGATGATAATTACTGGCTCCAACATATCCCCCGAGTCAAAGGTCATCTTCCTGGAGAAAGGCCCTG ATGGACGCACACAGTGGGAAGTTGACGGAAAAGTTATTCGAGACAAGAGTAAAAGA TCCAGAATCGTGGTTGAGATTCCTACCTACCACAACACCACTGTGAGCTCTGCAGTCCAGGTGCAGTTCTACGTGTGCAacgggaagaggagaagaagccAAAGGCAAAGCTTCACATACTTGGCTGGTGCTTCTCCACACCATTATCCCACTGCCAGTGACCATGCAGTTGTGGCTCCTCGGGTGAAGCAGGAGCTCACTGACTCAACCTATCTGTCTACTTGCAACAATCTCCCTGGCCTATATCCAACAAGCAGCAAGCAGAATTCTTCTGACGGGGCCTTCACTCAGGACAGGCCCTTGTATGGTTCCTCTGATGGTCACCCTGTGCCTTGTGGTCCGCCCTCCCAGCCAGCATACACTCCCTCAGGCTCCTCGCCTCTTCAGCACTCCCCTCACCTCCACAGCTACAGTCCCAGTATGGGATACCAGCGGATAAGCCCTATGCATACACCTGATTCAATGCCACCCCCTCGGACAAAGCCTGTCTACCAGGCCACACAACATAATGTGCCTTATAGTGGCCAGGCCAGCTCTCCCATGAGACCTGGTCCTGCCGCATTCCAGGTCATTCGACCTCAGTCTGCCCAGCCCAGGCCAGCTGTCTCCAGCCCTCATAGGGAAAGTGTGATGTACCAGAGCCTCATTGGACCTGATCTCTCTGTTGCCACTCTCCAGTCTGCCAGAACCCACACCCAGAATGCAACCCAGCTGCAGTCTCTAAAATACCACTTTTCCCACTCAGACTCTGACCTAGCGGCTCTACAGGCTGAGTATAATCTGAGCTACCATTCTGACAAAAACTTGCCTGCTTCGTATTCTCCCACTCCTGGAGTAGCAGCAACCTGCTCCACCTCCCCGTTAGCATCAGCCTCCTCTGGGGGTCCCCTGAGGCACCTGTCCCCCAGCAGCGCTCAGGGGCTGGCCTCTGGTATCGACCCCCAGGAGTGTCCCCCGGCACCCCATTCCCTCTTCTCAAACGACAGAGGGAGGGTGAACATCAAGCAGGAACCAGAGGAGAAGCTGCCTCTTGGCTCCATGGGACTCCAGGAGATCACACTAGATGATG TGAATGAGATCATCGATAGAGACATATCTCAGCTCGGTGGCGGAGCAGCAGAGTCCAATCAACCAGAACAGGATACTTATGGATGGGATACTGTGATACTCCAGTGA
- the LOC109889605 gene encoding nuclear factor of activated T-cells, cytoplasmic 3 isoform X2 has product MTTVNCSGNEELDFRLIFGEDAQQLGPAGPDPGDSTPYYTTQSMVNQPIGQAQDLQQSQQHHQAASQQAPLQTYGNYHPSSSYEVHSSRYCPMGHLPKAFDCPSIQITSISHSHQELGSSQDAVPISGADGGGECGRERSWSRDHLYLPLDPCYRDSSSLNPSPCSSLSSRSWLSDVSSCESFSHVYDDVEAELNEAAARFTMGSPLASPLTSPGCSPQGQAVGGFGVELWQQQYFMNTHSLSPHQSPRQSPRQSPCHSPRNSVTDENWLNPRPTSRSGSRPTSPCGKRRHSSADVYGQGPSPSPSPHQSPCPTPSHSPRGSVTEDTWAVGSPGAMGALLYNLPEVDVPSKTRRTSQQAHMGLLHGQGDSGLVPEEQGVVLPHLDSPADESGSTLKQDGLFEELFLSVPSHFTWNKPKPGNTPLFRTSSLPPLDWPLPSQFGQCELKVDVQPRGHHRAHYETEGSRGAVKAASGGHPVVKLIGYNEKPVNLQIFIGTADDRYLRPHVFYQVHRVTGKTVATACQESVISSTKVLEISLLPENNMSTSIDCAGILKLRNSDIELRKGETDIGRKNTRVRVAFRVYIPQPSGKVLCLQAASIPVECSQRSATDLPQMQSCSPLSCLVSGGGEMIITGSNISPESKVIFLEKGPDGRTQWEVDGKVIRDKSKRSRIVVEIPTYHNTTVSSAVQVQFYVCNGKRRRSQRQSFTYLAGASPHHYPTASDHAVVAPRVKQELTDSTYLSTCNNLPGLYPTSSKQNSSDGAFTQDRPLYGSSDGHPVPCGPPSQPAYTPSGSSPLQHSPHLHSYSPSMGYQRISPMHTPDSMPPPRTKPVYQATQHNVPYSGQASSPMRPGPAAFQVIRPQSAQPRPAVSSPHRESVMYQSLIGPDLSVATLQSARTHTQNATQLQSLKYHFSHSDSDLAALQAEYNLSYHSDKNLPASYSPTPGVAATCSTSPLASASSGGPLRHLSPSSAQGLASGIDPQECPPAPHSLFSNDRGRVNIKQEPEEKLPLGSMGLQEITLDDGGEGQCAVQ; this is encoded by the exons GTCCAGACCCTGGTGACAGCACGCCATACTATACCACCCAGTCTATGGTCAATCAGCCTATTGGCCAGGCCCAAGACTTACAACAGAGCCAGCAGCACCACCAGGCTGCTTctcaacaagctcctctccaaaCCTATGGTAACTACCACCCCAGCTCCAGCTATGAAGTTCACAGTTCCAGATACTGTCCCATGGGACACCTCCCCAAGGCGTTCGACTGCCCAAGCATCCAGATCACATCTATCAGTCACAGTCACCAAGAGCTGGGCTCCAGCCAGGATGCCGTGCCCATCAGCGGGGCAGACGGCGGGGGTGAGTGCGGTCGTGAACGGTCCTGGTCCAGGGATCACCTCTACCTACCCCTGGACCCCTGTTACAGGGACTCATCGTCCCTGAACCCCAGCCCTTGCAGCAGCCTGTCCTCCAGGAGCTGGCTGTCCGACGTGTCCTCCTGCGAGTCCTTCTCGCACGTTTACGACGACGTGGAGGCTGAACTGAACGAGGCGGCCGCCCGATTCACCATGGGTTCCCCGCTGGCCTCTCCCCTGACCTCCCCTGGCTGCTCCCCACAAGGCCAGGCCGTGGGGGGATTCGGGGTAGAGCTGTGGCAGCAGCAGTACTTCATGAACACCCACTCCCTCTCGCCCCACCAGTCCCCTCGCCAGTCGCCCCGTCAGTCCCCCTGTCACTCTCCGCGCAACAGCGTCACAGACGAGAACTGGCTTAACCCGCGCCCCACCTCCAGGTCCGGCTCAAGGCCCACATCACCTTGTGGGAAGAGACGACACTCCAGCGCAGACGTCTACGGACAGGGAccttccccctccccatcccctcaTCAGTCCCCCTGCCCCACCCCCAGCCACTCTCCCAGGGGCAGCGTAACAGAGGACACCTGGGCGGTTGGAAGCCCTGGTGCCATGGGGGCCCTTCTGTACAACCTCCCTGAGGTAGACGTTCCCTCCAAAACCAGGAGGACCTCTCAGCAGGCTCACATGGGTTTACTGCATGGACAGGGAGACTCGGGGCTGGTGCCCGAAGAACAAGGAGTCGTGTTgcctcacctggactcacctgcaGATGAGTCTGGGTCTACTCTAAAACAGGATGGCCTTTTTGAAGAACTCTTTCTCTCGGTTCCCTCACACTTCACCTGGAACAAACCCAAACCTGGCAACACACCCCTTTTCAG GACCTCCTCCCTACCCCCACTGGACTGGCCCCTGCCCAGCCAGTTTGGCCAGTGCGAGTTGAAGGTGGATGTGCAGCCACGGGGCCACCACAGGGCCCACTACGAGACAGAGGGGAGTCGGGGGGCTGTCAAGGCTGCCTCAGGAGGACACCCTGTAGTCAAG CTCATTGGATACAACGAGAAGCCAGTCAACCTGCAGATTTTCATTGGAACGGCAGACGATCGGTACTTGAGACCACATGTCTTCTACCAGGTGCACAGAGTAACGGGAAAGACGGTGGCTACTGCTTGCCAGGAAAGCGTAATAAGCAGTACAAAGGTTCTGGAAATCTCTCTCCTCCCCGAAAACAATATGTCCACCAG TATTGACTGTGCAGGCATCCTGAAGCTGAGGAACTCTGACATTGAGCTCAGGAAGGGGGAGACTGACATCGGGAGGAAGAACACGCGTGTGCGAGTGGCATTCCGTGTGTATATCCCTCAGCCCAGCGGCAAGGTCCTGTGTCTGCAAGCTGCCTCTATTCCTGTGGAGTGCT CCCAGCGCTCGGCCACAGACCTTCCCCAGATGCAGAGTTGCAGTCCCCTCAGCTGCTTGGTCAGTGGGGGTGGGGAGATGATAATTACTGGCTCCAACATATCCCCCGAGTCAAAGGTCATCTTCCTGGAGAAAGGCCCTG ATGGACGCACACAGTGGGAAGTTGACGGAAAAGTTATTCGAGACAAGAGTAAAAGA TCCAGAATCGTGGTTGAGATTCCTACCTACCACAACACCACTGTGAGCTCTGCAGTCCAGGTGCAGTTCTACGTGTGCAacgggaagaggagaagaagccAAAGGCAAAGCTTCACATACTTGGCTGGTGCTTCTCCACACCATTATCCCACTGCCAGTGACCATGCAGTTGTGGCTCCTCGGGTGAAGCAGGAGCTCACTGACTCAACCTATCTGTCTACTTGCAACAATCTCCCTGGCCTATATCCAACAAGCAGCAAGCAGAATTCTTCTGACGGGGCCTTCACTCAGGACAGGCCCTTGTATGGTTCCTCTGATGGTCACCCTGTGCCTTGTGGTCCGCCCTCCCAGCCAGCATACACTCCCTCAGGCTCCTCGCCTCTTCAGCACTCCCCTCACCTCCACAGCTACAGTCCCAGTATGGGATACCAGCGGATAAGCCCTATGCATACACCTGATTCAATGCCACCCCCTCGGACAAAGCCTGTCTACCAGGCCACACAACATAATGTGCCTTATAGTGGCCAGGCCAGCTCTCCCATGAGACCTGGTCCTGCCGCATTCCAGGTCATTCGACCTCAGTCTGCCCAGCCCAGGCCAGCTGTCTCCAGCCCTCATAGGGAAAGTGTGATGTACCAGAGCCTCATTGGACCTGATCTCTCTGTTGCCACTCTCCAGTCTGCCAGAACCCACACCCAGAATGCAACCCAGCTGCAGTCTCTAAAATACCACTTTTCCCACTCAGACTCTGACCTAGCGGCTCTACAGGCTGAGTATAATCTGAGCTACCATTCTGACAAAAACTTGCCTGCTTCGTATTCTCCCACTCCTGGAGTAGCAGCAACCTGCTCCACCTCCCCGTTAGCATCAGCCTCCTCTGGGGGTCCCCTGAGGCACCTGTCCCCCAGCAGCGCTCAGGGGCTGGCCTCTGGTATCGACCCCCAGGAGTGTCCCCCGGCACCCCATTCCCTCTTCTCAAACGACAGAGGGAGGGTGAACATCAAGCAGGAACCAGAGGAGAAGCTGCCTCTTGGCTCCATGGGACTCCAGGAGATCACACTAGATGATG gtggggaagggcagtgtgcagtgcaatag